The genome window ATCTCAATTATCTTTActttacattaaaaattaacaaaagttTAAGTGCTGGTTCAATAAACTAAGGCCTAGTGGATGACTTTCAACCTAACTGCCCCCCCCCCCTCCCCCACTTGCAATTATCATGGaaacttaataataaacaatagaAATTATGTGATTAATAACAACAAAGTAGAAATGAAAGTTTCAAAATCATATTCTATAACAGTGAGgtaatattcattttcttttagtaaaacattttctttatttttcttagatTTCCTTTTActgtattaaaataatgatcTAAGTTCCTTTTGTATGACTTTTGTAGCCCTCCAGATATGTCTAGGATCATTTCCAACATCCgtccaaaatcataaaaataaaaaattcctgaaataatttttttctttaacacAACATAGAAATTAATCAGATGAGTGTTGTTTATCTCATGACATTTAATTATtacagctttttttttttattgaataacTTAAGGTGTTGTTTAATGCCCCATGCATAACAAGCCAATCAATCAAGATTTGATGCTTTGATATACGATCCTATCATTTCATAAACTACTCAATGACATGGCGAATTCATATTTGGATGTTCAGTAATGGAATCGATTATgtcatttcctttttcttttttgtcctATGCATTGGGAACAGTTTAGTAGCACAACATGCATATTGGGGTTGATCTGCGAGGATTTATGAACTAGTTTTTGCCTTTGTTTGACCAAACCTTATATgagagaaattgaaattgttttaaACAGCTAAACGTTGACCTTCGCCATCCCTTGCAGGAAGATCAATGAGAGGTTAAGTATATGCATTAGTTCATTACCCTAAAAGATGTCAGGGAAGGTGAGATTTTGGAAGCCCTTTCAAGTTTTTAATGCTGTTAGGTCTCCTGTCATACTACGATGTTGAAAAAAGTTGAAACACTTGGAACAGCAATTTTCAACATCAGTGCTTTTCAATGAACAATTCTTGATTAGACTTTCCTTGTATGATTGAAAATGTTAGTTAAGCATATTGAAGTTTCTATTTCCAGATACATAAACTCGTCGGAGATCAAATTCCCAACACAACATATTTCagtcatatataattaatatcgatacttatatatacaattcaatttctaaatttgttaaaagcTATTGAATCTTATATACGCTTATGTACATCACAAACAAAAGGGAAACTGAAAGATGAATATCATAAAACTGAAGCTGAAACTTGCCACACCTTAATATCATAGTCCAAACTCCCACTGCAAACCATATAAGTAATAGTTTCAGAAgcaccttcttcttcttcttcttcagtaTTTGTATTACATGTCAAGCATTTAACTGGCCTTGTGTGCCCTTCCAAAACTGCCAAGCAACAATAGCTTTTGTCGATTCCTCTCCTCCAAATCCTCATTGTTTTATCTGCTGATCCGCTGCATATCAAATCCGTCACAACCGCCAAGCACAAGATTGCCTTGGTGTGACCTCTAAGTGCACCCAACAACACCATCCGCCACTCACCGTCGCCTCCCTCGCTTTCTCTTTCCCAAACCAGAATCGATCTGTCGCATGCACCGGAATAAAGTACGGTCCCATCGTTACTAAGAGCCAAAGCATTAACAGCTGATTTGTGTTTCTCCAGTGTTAAGACCAGGGAATGGTTGTTTTTACTTGCATGCTTCTTCCATACCTTAATCCTCTTGTCTGCTGAACCTGTATGAACAAATCCATCTCTAGACAATACTATGGCATTAATGGCATCATCATGCGCGTTTTGCACTGATTCCAAACACTTGAAATCCGATGTCCGCCAGATTTTGAATGTCCGATCCCACGAGGCAGAGTAAAGGAGAGAACAATCTGTTGATATTGCCAGAGCAGATACTGTATCAACGTGATGTATCCATGTGCATTTCTTGTGACGCCGGACCTGCACGTAATTCTTTTCCGAGAAGCATCTCAGGAAACGATCGTTCAACGTTGGGAGAGTAGCTAAACATTTatacttgtgatgttcatggttATGAATTTTCCATACACGGATTTTGTTATCTTGGTGGGCACTGATTAGCTTATCTCCTAAAACCGCCAGAGACTTAACTGCACTGTTGCTAGTAGCCACCACAATGTTATCAGTTCGATCACCATGCTCGGAAGAATCCAGCCTCCATGCTCGTATCTCACCGTTTGAAGAGCCATCGTATAGGACCTTCCCGGCAAGAGCGAGGGTGAAGACATAGGAGTGGTTTTTAAGGGTGGCTATGCACTTATGGTGGATGGCTGGGGTCTTTTCATCATGTCGGTGAGATGTTGAAGCAAGGGAAGGAACCGATGGTAAACTTGGTTGAGAGGAGATGGAAGGGGTTGACGATTCCGAATGAAGATGATAGGAGCCAGACTGAGATTCGTCGTTTCTGTGGCAAGACAAGTGACATGGAAGAATCCCCATAAATCATCAAAGCTGAACAAAACAAGGAACAGTTAATAAGCTTATATGATGAGGGTGGTTAGTATGTCAACATCTTCATAGATGCATCACCATGATGGTAGGCTTATTATGCAAAACATGGCAGCAGAAAGACAAAAAGAGAGCGAGCCAGCGAGGTATATGCTTGGGGTAGGGAGAAGTAGGCATGAAGATGAGTAAATAATATGAGAGCAATGCGCAATCTTTTTGCCCTGTTATTGAGAAAGAACCAGATGCTTCCATTAAATAGTTAGAATTCAAGTTTTGGAATTTAATACTCTTTTCTTTAGTTATCGGTTGTTAGGAGCAGCTCACATGAATTGTCATGCCATTCGAGGGACCAGAAATTAAGCTCATTGGGTTCCACCATTGAAGTAATATATATCATGCATTTAACCCATGTTTGTAAGTGTGTGTTCTAACCACTGCTGATGTACGCCCTCGTCTTCTATTGGgatgtgtttttttaaaaggagattTCTAGATAAGGTTTTAGGATCTTGGATGTTCTCATCTGGATGGGTCCAGTTGCACAGTCTGTTTTAATTTAAGTGGACTGGATTCTCACGTCCATACACAGTTTTACAAGTCaggcttcttcttcttcctggGTATTCTGAGTATAAGCTAGGCTTCTTAGGATGGACATTTAGGAGTTTTTCATGAGCCATTTGCATGGAATTTGTTCAATTCATAGGTTTCATTCGCTTCAATCAAGTATTTATAACCTTTTGGTTAGACTCAGCTCCATTTGTAAGAGCCATTTTGCCCGGAACCCGAAACAgcccaaattaacaaaaataatcagTCCAGTTACATTAAACACAAAAACTACAAGCCCAAACCCAATAAGCCCAAAAATCAAAAACCCTAAGCCCAAATTAATAGGCCCACAGCCTAAACATTTTCAGCAGAAATGAGCAAAAGAAACCCTAAAGCGCCGCTAGCCTCCTCGTCTGCCACAACCGCTGCATGCGCGCCAGGCCATCCTTCACGCGTGTCAGACCGCCTGCACACAATAACAATCCAAAgcaaaaagcaataaaaaatgaaaaaaagttgTAATCCGGCTATAAAGGCCGAAGCTTATCACCGTTTTTTCTTCTtcgattttctttgtaaaaaaaacCCACATCAGAAATCAAAAGCtgaatagaaattttaaagggttaaatccTTGTTATttactcttcatttttttctttttttcttttatttatttgtttgttttattctttttttttcctttcttttgcaaatctattttaaataactataaaatcaaaagcaaaaaaaataagggGAAGTGAAACTCACCGGAGTTGGCCGTGACCGTGCCGCCGGGGGGTCTCTCCTTCATCGTCGGCCGTCGATCTTTGTGGCTGTGGCGGTGGCGCTCCAGGTGTTAAGAAACCCAAGGGTTGGGTGTTTGAAAGAAAGGGgtttaaaaaaaaggagagacTCTTTCAGTTTTCGTTTTaccaaatctgaaaagtaaaaaaaaaacattttgggttttattaaCCATTAATGCGCCGATTGGTGGGGGGATATTGTGCATGCTttgccctaatgggtaatttatgcatttagtcCCTCCATCTTGCGTTGAGGTGCAATATAactctttatttcttttagatttgGGTGCAAATATGGCGTGCATTTTTCAATCTGGTCCTT of Gossypium raimondii isolate GPD5lz chromosome 3, ASM2569854v1, whole genome shotgun sequence contains these proteins:
- the LOC105794701 gene encoding protein JINGUBANG, whose translation is MGILPCHLSCHRNDESQSGSYHLHSESSTPSISSQPSLPSVPSLASTSHRHDEKTPAIHHKCIATLKNHSYVFTLALAGKVLYDGSSNGEIRAWRLDSSEHGDRTDNIVVATSNSAVKSLAVLGDKLISAHQDNKIRVWKIHNHEHHKYKCLATLPTLNDRFLRCFSEKNYVQVRRHKKCTWIHHVDTVSALAISTDCSLLYSASWDRTFKIWRTSDFKCLESVQNAHDDAINAIVLSRDGFVHTGSADKRIKVWKKHASKNNHSLVLTLEKHKSAVNALALSNDGTVLYSGACDRSILVWERESEGGDGEWRMVLLGALRGHTKAILCLAVVTDLICSGSADKTMRIWRRGIDKSYCCLAVLEGHTRPVKCLTCNTNTEEEEEEGASETITYMVCSGSLDYDIKVWQVSASVL